Below is a window of Desulfomicrobium macestii DNA.
AACTCGGCAACTGGCCCGCGCCCTTCGGCATAATCCTGGTGCTCGACAGGCTGAGCGCCCTCATGCTTGTCCTGACCGCCTTCCTGACCCTGCCTGTCCTGCTCCATGCCTGTAGCGGCGACGACAAGCTCGGACGTGATTTTCACGTCATCTTCCCGTTGCAGATCATGGGCTTAAACGGTGCGTTCCTGACCGGCGACCTCTTCAACCTTTTCGTCTTCTTCGAAATACTGCTCATTGCGTCCTATTGCCTGGCGCTGCACGGCCTGGGCCCCGAGCGCACGCGAAACGCCCTGCGCTACGTGGTCCTGAACCTCATCGGCTCAAGTCTTTTCCTCATCGCCCTCGGCACCCTCTATGGAGTCTGCGGCACCCTGAACATGGCCGACCTCGCGCTCAAGGTGGCCGGCAGCACTCCGGATCAGGCCCCGCTGCTGCGCGCCGCCGGCTTGCTTCTTCTGGCCGTGTTCGGGTTCAAGGCCGCCATCCTGCCCCTCTTCCTGTGGCTGCCCGGCCTTTACGCCGCCGTACTGCCCTCGGTGGCAGCACTTTTCGCCATCATGACCAAGGTTGGCGTCTATGCCATCCTGCGCACCCAGTCGCTCATCTTCACAAACCACGGTCCCGTTCCCGAAGCGGCAGGGCTGCTCTTTCCCGTGGCCCTTGCGACACTGGCCGCCGGATCGCTGTGCGTCCTCGGCAGCAGGCGCCTGCGGGTGCTTCTGGCCTGGCTGGTCATCGTTTCCGTCGGCACCCTGCTGGCAGGCATCGGCCTGTGGAACGTGGCCGGGATAAGCGCGAGCCTCTATTATCTGCCGCACTCAACCCTGGTCACCGCCGGACTCTTTTTGCTCGCCGATCATCTGGCGCGCCAGCGCGGACCGGCGGGGGACGTGCTTGAGTCAGGCCCTACCATGTCTCGCCCGAATCTGCTGGGATCGCTTTTTCTCCTTGGCGCCATGGCCATCGCCGGGCTACCCCCGCTGTCCGGATTCATCGGCAAACTGCTGCTCCTCAATGCCGCGCAGGCTCCTATTGCAGCCTGGCTCTGGCCTGTCGTCCTTGGCGGCAGTCTCATAGGAATCATCGCGCTGGGCCGATGCGGAAGCGTACTCTTCTGGAAGACCCAGGGCGATCCTCTATCCGGCCCCCCGGTGTCATGGCTGCGGCTCGCACCCGCCGCCACGCTGCTCCTGACCGCCGTGGCACTGTCGGTCATGGCGGGTCCCGTCACCACATACACCGACGCCGCGGCCGAACAGCTCCTTGCTCCGGACAGCTACATCAACGCCGTTCTCGGCAGGGGAACCCCATGAAAAGATGGCTGCCACAACCCATGTTCAGCCTGTTCCTGCTGCTGATCTGGCTTCTGCTCGTGAATTCGGCGGCTCCCGGGCAGATTGTCCTCGGAGCGCTGCTCGCCGTGACCATACCGCTGTTCACGATCAGGTTCTGGCCCGATCAACCGTGCATGCGCCGCCCGCTTACCCTCATCGTCTATCTGGCCGTTTTTTTCTGGGACATCGTCGTCGCCAACCTGACCGTGGCCCGCCTCATACTCGGCCCGACAGGGAGGCTGCGGCCAGCGTTCATCCGCCTGCCCCTGGACCTGAAAAACGATTTCGCCATCACCCTGCTGGCCCACACCATATCCCTCACTCCGGGCACCGTTTCCGCGCAAGTGGCGGAGGATCGGCGCAGCCTGCTCATTCACGTCCTGGACCTCGATGATGAAGCCCTGCTCGTGAACCGCATCAAACAGCGCTACGAAGCGCCCCTGAAGGAGATCTTCCCATGCTGACCACTGCCATCACGGTGGCCTTTTTCTGCATAGCCGCCGCCCTGACGCTCAATTTCTGGAGACTCTTTGCCGGGCCGACCCTTCCGGACCGCATCCTGGCCCTGGACACCATGGCCATCAACACCATCGCCCTTTTGATCCTGCTGGGCATCCATC
It encodes the following:
- a CDS encoding monovalent cation/H+ antiporter subunit D, translating into MNHLIMIPLLLPLAAGMTNLLLVRKGIGPQRLVSVLTACGLLAATLLLLVRAETGHIDTYELGNWPAPFGIILVLDRLSALMLVLTAFLTLPVLLHACSGDDKLGRDFHVIFPLQIMGLNGAFLTGDLFNLFVFFEILLIASYCLALHGLGPERTRNALRYVVLNLIGSSLFLIALGTLYGVCGTLNMADLALKVAGSTPDQAPLLRAAGLLLLAVFGFKAAILPLFLWLPGLYAAVLPSVAALFAIMTKVGVYAILRTQSLIFTNHGPVPEAAGLLFPVALATLAAGSLCVLGSRRLRVLLAWLVIVSVGTLLAGIGLWNVAGISASLYYLPHSTLVTAGLFLLADHLARQRGPAGDVLESGPTMSRPNLLGSLFLLGAMAIAGLPPLSGFIGKLLLLNAAQAPIAAWLWPVVLGGSLIGIIALGRCGSVLFWKTQGDPLSGPPVSWLRLAPAATLLLTAVALSVMAGPVTTYTDAAAEQLLAPDSYINAVLGRGTP
- a CDS encoding Na+/H+ antiporter subunit E, with amino-acid sequence MKRWLPQPMFSLFLLLIWLLLVNSAAPGQIVLGALLAVTIPLFTIRFWPDQPCMRRPLTLIVYLAVFFWDIVVANLTVARLILGPTGRLRPAFIRLPLDLKNDFAITLLAHTISLTPGTVSAQVAEDRRSLLIHVLDLDDEALLVNRIKQRYEAPLKEIFPC
- a CDS encoding K+/H+ antiporter subunit F codes for the protein MLTTAITVAFFCIAAALTLNFWRLFAGPTLPDRILALDTMAINTIALLILLGIHQNLTEYFEAALLIAMMGFIGTVALCKYLLRGDIIE